One segment of Alistipes sp. ZOR0009 DNA contains the following:
- a CDS encoding Nramp family divalent metal transporter translates to MSWIKDPKDHKPQFSALELLKYVGPGLLVTVGFIDPGNWASNLAAGADYGYALLWMVTLSTILLIVLQHNVAHLGIATGLCLSEAANKYFKPRTAKAFLGSAMLASISTSLAEILGGAIALNMLFSIPIKIGALLVLVFVLIMLFTNSYQVIERWIIAFVSIIGLSFIYELSLVNIDWGAATKAWVVPSFPEGSMVIIMSVLGAVVMPHNLFLHSEVIQSRQWNLSDEKVIEKQLKYEFFDTLFSMVIGWAINSAMILLAAATFFAAGQGVTELQQAKNLLVPLVGSNASNIFAVALLFAGIASTITSGMAAGSIFAGMYNEPYDIKDSHSRIGVALSLVAATLLIFIIGDPFRGLILSQMFLSMQLPFTIFFQARLTSSEKVMGKYKNSTSTRILIYLLGTIVTVLNVMLLVSFFV, encoded by the coding sequence ATGAGCTGGATTAAAGACCCCAAAGACCATAAGCCGCAGTTTAGCGCGCTCGAACTTCTTAAGTATGTAGGGCCAGGTTTGCTGGTAACCGTAGGTTTTATCGACCCAGGTAACTGGGCTTCTAACTTAGCCGCAGGTGCCGACTATGGTTACGCATTACTTTGGATGGTAACCTTGTCTACCATACTTCTAATAGTGCTACAGCATAATGTGGCACACCTTGGTATAGCAACCGGATTGTGCCTCTCTGAGGCTGCCAATAAGTATTTCAAACCACGAACGGCTAAAGCCTTTCTCGGTTCGGCTATGCTTGCTTCTATTTCCACCTCTCTAGCAGAAATACTAGGTGGCGCAATTGCCCTTAACATGCTTTTTTCTATTCCTATAAAGATTGGCGCATTGCTGGTGTTGGTATTTGTTCTGATTATGCTTTTTACCAATAGCTACCAGGTTATCGAAAGGTGGATTATCGCCTTTGTATCTATTATCGGGCTGTCGTTTATTTATGAGCTTTCGTTGGTTAATATCGATTGGGGGGCAGCTACTAAAGCTTGGGTTGTCCCTTCATTTCCTGAGGGATCTATGGTGATAATCATGAGCGTATTAGGCGCCGTTGTTATGCCGCATAATCTTTTTCTGCACTCGGAGGTGATCCAAAGCCGCCAATGGAATTTATCTGACGAAAAGGTTATAGAGAAGCAACTGAAGTACGAATTTTTTGATACGCTATTTTCGATGGTTATCGGTTGGGCTATTAATAGCGCGATGATACTGCTTGCCGCTGCCACCTTTTTTGCCGCAGGGCAAGGTGTTACAGAGCTACAGCAGGCCAAGAATTTGCTTGTTCCGCTAGTTGGTAGCAACGCTAGTAACATATTTGCAGTGGCGCTCCTCTTTGCAGGTATTGCTTCAACCATCACTTCTGGAATGGCGGCCGGTTCCATATTTGCAGGGATGTATAACGAACCCTACGACATCAAGGATTCGCATTCTAGAATTGGAGTTGCGCTATCGTTGGTGGCTGCTACGCTGCTTATCTTCATTATTGGCGATCCTTTTAGAGGATTAATTCTTTCGCAGATGTTTCTGAGCATGCAGCTGCCGTTTACAATATTTTTCCAAGCGAGGCTTACCTCGTCCGAAAAGGTGATGGGTAAGTATAAGAATTCGACGTCTACACGTATTCTCATTTACCTGCTGGGAACTATCGTTACTGTTTTAAATGTGATGCTGCTGGTAAGCTTCTTTGTGTAG
- a CDS encoding TlpA family protein disulfide reductase, which produces MRILLAALGLMLTVSLQAQTPNAPKQGIEEQSSLVNVGDMAPNFTYTDASGKTVSLADLKGKTVLVNFWATWCGPCRMEMPHLQSKVWDKYKDNPNFVLLCFAREEGMDKVKSFNEKFKYTLPFLSDLKREVYGKFAKNSIPRNFIIDGEGKVAYASIGYTEEEFAEMVKFLEERLGK; this is translated from the coding sequence ATGAGAATACTACTAGCAGCCCTTGGACTGATGCTTACAGTATCGTTACAGGCGCAAACCCCCAATGCTCCTAAGCAGGGAATCGAAGAGCAGTCGTCGTTAGTTAACGTAGGCGACATGGCTCCCAACTTTACCTATACCGATGCCAGCGGTAAAACCGTTTCGCTTGCCGATCTAAAAGGCAAGACGGTACTTGTGAATTTTTGGGCAACATGGTGCGGCCCTTGTCGCATGGAGATGCCCCATCTTCAGAGTAAGGTTTGGGATAAGTACAAGGACAATCCCAACTTTGTGCTACTTTGCTTTGCCAGAGAGGAAGGAATGGATAAGGTAAAGTCCTTTAACGAAAAGTTTAAGTACACGTTGCCCTTCCTTTCCGATTTAAAGCGCGAGGTTTACGGTAAATTTGCTAAAAATAGCATTCCTCGAAACTTCATAATTGATGGAGAAGGGAAGGTAGCCTATGCGTCTATTGGCTACACGGAGGAGGAGTTTGCCGAAATGGTCAAATTTTTAGAAGAACGTTTAGGCAAGTAA
- a CDS encoding glycosyltransferase family 2 protein yields MERTPLVSIITVNYKQADVTIALLESLKRITYPNIEVLVVDNASGSNDAAKIAEEEPWVQVIASNENLGFAGGNNLGLLESKGALLLFLNNDIEVPVDFLEPLVAVMQEDKVGMASPKIRFYYHPDTIQYAGSTPLNYLTMRNQAIGYAEVDEGQYNIPQETAFAHGAAMITSREVINRVGEMFEGYFLYYEELDWCERIKKAGYRIMYVPESVVFHKESVSTGKQSPLKTYYLNRNRLLFLRRNTSGVTRVAGVAYFLGVAVPKRIITTLVYREPNHRKALVRSILWHLNSKRYEYTT; encoded by the coding sequence ATGGAAAGAACGCCCCTAGTTAGCATCATTACGGTAAACTACAAGCAGGCCGATGTTACCATTGCGCTGCTCGAATCGCTTAAACGAATTACCTATCCGAACATAGAAGTGCTGGTGGTAGATAACGCCTCGGGCAGTAACGATGCGGCCAAGATAGCGGAAGAAGAACCGTGGGTACAGGTTATTGCCAGCAACGAGAACTTGGGATTTGCCGGAGGAAATAACCTTGGTCTACTGGAAAGCAAGGGAGCGCTGCTGCTATTCCTCAACAACGACATTGAAGTTCCAGTAGATTTTCTAGAGCCGCTGGTAGCCGTAATGCAGGAGGATAAGGTAGGAATGGCCAGCCCTAAAATTAGGTTCTACTACCATCCGGATACCATACAGTATGCCGGAAGCACTCCGCTAAACTACCTAACCATGCGCAACCAGGCCATAGGCTATGCCGAAGTTGACGAGGGACAGTACAACATCCCACAGGAAACCGCCTTTGCTCACGGTGCTGCCATGATTACCTCGCGCGAGGTGATTAACCGAGTTGGCGAAATGTTTGAAGGCTACTTCCTTTACTACGAGGAGCTGGACTGGTGCGAGCGCATAAAAAAGGCAGGCTACCGAATAATGTACGTACCCGAATCGGTTGTATTCCATAAGGAGTCGGTAAGTACGGGTAAGCAAAGTCCGCTCAAAACCTACTACCTCAACCGCAACCGGCTGCTGTTTCTAAGGCGCAACACCAGCGGCGTAACGCGCGTTGCAGGCGTTGCCTACTTCCTCGGAGTAGCCGTCCCCAAACGAATTATCACCACCCTAGTATACCGCGAGCCGAACCACCGCAAGGCCCTTGTTCGCTCGATATTATGGCACCTAAATTCGAAACGATATGAGTACACTACTTAG
- a CDS encoding glycosyltransferase family 4 protein produces MENNQPQKRLRIAIEAQRIFRPRKHGMDVVALEMIRELQKLDTVNEYFILTKEDEDICLQETPNFKIIFLKGKSYPDWEQVALPGWLRKYRPDILHCTSNTAPLRGKCRLFLTLHDIIFLEKNYLLSKKGGSSYQRFGNFYRRFIAPRAAQKAEVIFTVSNYQREVISKRLKLPAEKIQVVYNGVSPAFFERSDELTRQEIQEHYQLPDRYLFFLGNKEPRKNLAGVLKAYALELASFPTATPALVIKGIEEEYLYKTLNELKLPHLYPSIKLIGYIKSEHLPTIYQMAEMLLFPSFSEGFGIPIIEAMASGIPVITSNVTSMPEVAGDAALLVSPSAPEELAAAIRKLLSDDSLRQSLVEKGKERAQPFTWERLAKTIFNSYLAIK; encoded by the coding sequence ATGGAGAACAATCAACCACAAAAGAGGCTACGCATAGCCATTGAAGCACAGCGCATATTCCGCCCTCGCAAGCACGGTATGGATGTAGTAGCACTAGAAATGATTCGCGAGCTACAAAAACTCGATACCGTAAACGAATACTTTATCCTAACAAAGGAGGATGAAGATATTTGCCTACAGGAGACTCCTAACTTTAAAATCATATTTCTAAAAGGCAAAAGCTATCCCGACTGGGAGCAGGTGGCATTGCCGGGCTGGCTCAGAAAGTATAGGCCAGACATACTACACTGCACCTCTAACACCGCTCCGCTAAGAGGTAAATGCAGGCTTTTTCTAACCCTGCACGACATTATTTTCTTAGAAAAGAACTACCTGCTTAGCAAAAAAGGAGGATCGTCATACCAACGATTCGGCAACTTTTACCGCCGATTTATAGCACCTAGAGCCGCTCAAAAGGCGGAAGTAATATTCACCGTATCGAACTACCAGCGAGAGGTTATATCAAAAAGGTTAAAACTCCCAGCCGAAAAAATACAGGTGGTGTACAACGGAGTAAGTCCAGCCTTTTTTGAAAGATCGGATGAATTGACTAGACAGGAGATACAAGAACATTACCAACTCCCCGATCGCTATCTCTTTTTCTTAGGGAACAAGGAACCTCGCAAGAACCTTGCAGGCGTACTAAAAGCGTATGCCCTAGAACTAGCATCATTCCCAACGGCAACTCCAGCATTGGTGATAAAAGGGATAGAGGAGGAATATCTCTATAAAACGCTAAATGAGTTAAAGCTACCCCATCTGTATCCATCAATAAAGCTAATAGGCTATATAAAATCGGAACATCTACCCACCATATACCAGATGGCGGAAATGCTCCTTTTCCCTTCATTTTCCGAAGGGTTTGGTATCCCAATAATTGAGGCAATGGCTTCGGGCATACCTGTTATCACATCAAACGTAACGTCGATGCCCGAAGTGGCAGGTGACGCCGCACTGCTTGTAAGCCCATCGGCACCAGAGGAGCTTGCAGCTGCAATAAGAAAACTTCTTTCTGATGATAGCTTACGACAATCGCTAGTTGAGAAAGGAAAAGAAAGAGCACAACCCTTTACATGGGAAAGGCTCGCCAAAACAATATTTAACAGCTATTTAGCTATTAAATAA
- the dxs gene encoding 1-deoxy-D-xylulose-5-phosphate synthase has translation MAEDSKKLLDGITYPSDLKQLDETQLEQVCTELRDFIIEQVSTNPGHFGAGLGVVELTVALHYVFNTPYDKLVWDVGHQAYPHKILTGRKESFHTNRKYKGVSGFPKMEESEYDAFGVGHSSTSISAALGMAIAAKLNKENRKVIAVIGDGSMTAGLAFEGLNNAGAEKSDLLVILNDNNMAIDPNVGALKEYLLDITTSKTYNKMRKDVWNILGNVAKLGPVARRYVKKLESGVKTALLQQSNLFESLNFRYFGPVDGHDVVRLSQVLNDLKDIPGPKLLHVLTKKGKGYKPAEEDQTLWHAPGVFDKETGMRVSTPLEQISPPRYQDVFGDTIVELAEKNPKILGITPAMPSGCSLNTMMEKMPDRAFDVGIAEQHAVTYSAGLAAAGYIPFCNIYSSFMQRAYDSVIHDVALQNLNVVFCLDRGGIVGEDGPTHHGVYDIGFFRIVPNMIVAAPMDEVELRNMMYTAQLGKGPFSIRYPRGRGVTHDWRQPFSEIEVGKGRTLSEGSQLAILSLGHPGNLAQIVVSRLEKQNISIGHYDMRFAKPLDEELLHHIMKTYKQLVTLEDGAIQGGFGSAVLEFMADHGYTNRIVRLGIPDRFIEHGTVQQLHKECGIDPESIYNTVSNLLKEQQEATTSASSNG, from the coding sequence ATGGCTGAAGATTCAAAAAAGCTGCTGGATGGAATTACTTATCCTTCGGATTTAAAGCAGCTGGATGAGACTCAACTCGAGCAAGTTTGCACGGAGTTGCGCGATTTTATCATAGAACAGGTATCGACAAACCCTGGCCACTTTGGTGCCGGCTTGGGGGTTGTTGAGCTGACTGTTGCCCTACACTACGTATTCAACACACCATACGATAAGCTGGTTTGGGATGTCGGCCATCAGGCCTACCCCCATAAGATACTAACAGGCCGAAAAGAGAGCTTTCACACCAACCGAAAATACAAGGGCGTAAGCGGCTTCCCTAAAATGGAGGAGAGCGAGTATGATGCATTCGGAGTGGGACACTCTTCGACCTCCATATCGGCAGCGCTGGGTATGGCTATCGCGGCCAAACTCAACAAAGAGAATCGTAAGGTTATAGCCGTAATTGGCGATGGCTCGATGACTGCGGGGCTGGCCTTTGAGGGCTTAAACAATGCCGGAGCAGAGAAATCAGACTTGCTGGTTATTCTTAATGACAACAACATGGCCATCGACCCTAATGTTGGTGCGCTAAAGGAGTATTTACTCGATATCACCACCTCCAAAACGTACAACAAGATGCGTAAGGATGTGTGGAATATACTTGGCAACGTGGCCAAGCTAGGTCCAGTTGCCCGTCGGTATGTAAAGAAGCTGGAGTCTGGGGTAAAAACAGCCCTACTGCAGCAAAGCAACCTCTTCGAATCGCTCAACTTCAGGTATTTTGGTCCAGTTGATGGGCATGATGTGGTTCGCCTATCGCAGGTGCTTAACGACTTAAAGGACATCCCCGGACCGAAGCTGCTACACGTACTTACCAAAAAGGGAAAAGGGTACAAGCCTGCAGAGGAGGATCAGACACTTTGGCATGCCCCTGGTGTTTTCGACAAGGAAACAGGGATGCGAGTCTCTACGCCGTTGGAGCAGATATCGCCACCCCGATACCAGGATGTATTTGGAGATACGATTGTGGAGCTAGCCGAGAAAAATCCAAAAATACTAGGTATTACGCCTGCCATGCCCTCGGGATGCTCGCTTAATACCATGATGGAGAAAATGCCCGACCGTGCCTTTGACGTAGGAATTGCGGAACAGCATGCGGTAACCTACTCGGCTGGACTAGCCGCAGCAGGCTACATCCCTTTCTGCAACATCTACTCGTCATTTATGCAGCGAGCGTACGACTCGGTAATCCACGATGTGGCGCTACAAAACTTGAATGTAGTTTTCTGCCTAGACAGAGGTGGCATTGTTGGAGAGGACGGTCCTACCCATCACGGAGTGTATGACATAGGGTTTTTCCGCATAGTACCCAACATGATAGTTGCCGCACCTATGGATGAGGTGGAGCTTCGAAATATGATGTACACCGCCCAGCTAGGGAAAGGTCCATTCTCGATTCGCTACCCCCGAGGACGTGGCGTTACGCACGATTGGCGCCAGCCATTTAGCGAGATAGAGGTTGGAAAGGGAAGAACCCTATCGGAAGGTAGCCAGCTGGCCATCCTCTCGTTGGGCCATCCAGGAAATCTTGCACAAATAGTGGTTAGCCGTCTCGAAAAACAGAATATTTCGATTGGGCACTACGATATGCGCTTTGCAAAGCCCCTAGACGAGGAGCTGCTACACCACATTATGAAGACCTACAAGCAGCTGGTTACGCTTGAAGATGGAGCCATTCAGGGTGGATTTGGCAGCGCGGTACTAGAGTTTATGGCAGACCATGGCTACACCAACAGAATCGTTCGACTTGGTATTCCTGATCGATTTATTGAGCATGGCACCGTTCAGCAGCTGCATAAAGAGTGCGGTATAGACCCTGAATCGATATACAACACCGTATCGAACCTGCTTAAAGAGCAGCAGGAGGCCACCACAAGCGCAAGCAGCAACGGTTAA
- a CDS encoding glycosyltransferase — protein MVRGRNFVFIGLQPWDLSIGSTAKNIAQEVAKSNRVLFVNPPLTRSEWMLQRSDARVRRRLEVIGGKKECLEQVSDTLWVLTPRKVAESVNFIEPQELYKVFNRMNDQRLANEIAYACNRLGMEEYIIFNDNSMLNGFFLKEMLKPTLYIYLLRDNVIAVDYHKKHGTQMQEELVAKADLVFCNSDYFADYCRQFNPQTFMIGQGCDVSLYSDPQGTLEVAPELSSIRRPIIGYTGSLTSRRLDIKLLEEIAIDRPKWSLVLVGPEDEAFRRSRLHEFKHVHFIPTQPVNRLPNFIKGFDVAINPQAVNVITNWNYPLKIDEYLALGRATVATKTVFMEYFGSWVYLATGAKEYLKMIEKALTEDSPERQAARIAYAATHTWENFVSKIYEQIEKCQVKKPERV, from the coding sequence ATGGTAAGGGGACGTAACTTCGTATTTATAGGGCTTCAGCCATGGGACTTATCGATAGGCAGCACAGCCAAGAATATTGCCCAAGAGGTAGCTAAGAGCAACCGCGTACTTTTTGTAAACCCGCCGCTTACGCGCAGCGAGTGGATGCTACAGCGCTCGGACGCCCGGGTGCGCCGCCGGCTGGAGGTTATTGGCGGAAAGAAGGAGTGCCTGGAGCAGGTGTCCGACACGCTGTGGGTGCTAACCCCCCGCAAGGTGGCCGAATCGGTTAACTTTATTGAGCCTCAGGAGCTGTATAAGGTATTTAACCGGATGAACGACCAGCGGCTAGCCAACGAGATAGCCTACGCCTGCAACCGCCTGGGGATGGAGGAGTACATCATCTTTAACGACAACTCGATGCTGAATGGCTTCTTCCTGAAGGAGATGCTGAAGCCAACGCTATACATCTACCTACTTAGGGATAACGTTATTGCGGTAGACTACCACAAGAAGCACGGCACCCAGATGCAGGAAGAGCTGGTGGCCAAGGCCGATCTGGTATTTTGCAACTCGGACTACTTTGCCGACTACTGCCGCCAGTTTAACCCCCAAACGTTTATGATTGGGCAGGGGTGCGACGTATCGCTGTACTCCGATCCGCAGGGGACGCTAGAGGTTGCTCCCGAGCTGAGCAGCATCCGCCGCCCCATTATAGGCTACACCGGAAGCCTTACCTCGCGCAGGCTAGATATTAAGCTGCTGGAGGAGATTGCGATCGATCGTCCGAAGTGGAGCCTTGTGCTGGTAGGTCCCGAAGATGAGGCCTTTAGGCGCTCGCGGCTGCACGAGTTTAAGCACGTGCACTTTATCCCCACGCAACCCGTAAACCGGCTACCCAACTTTATCAAAGGGTTTGATGTGGCCATTAACCCACAGGCCGTAAACGTTATCACCAACTGGAACTATCCGCTTAAAATAGATGAATACCTAGCCCTAGGACGGGCCACCGTTGCCACCAAAACCGTGTTTATGGAGTACTTCGGCAGCTGGGTATACCTTGCCACAGGAGCCAAAGAGTACCTGAAGATGATAGAAAAAGCGCTGACAGAAGATTCGCCAGAGCGTCAGGCGGCTCGGATAGCCTATGCGGCTACCCATACCTGGGAAAACTTTGTGAGCAAGATATACGAGCAGATAGAGAAGTGCCAAGTGAAGAAACCAGAAAGAGTGTGA
- a CDS encoding glycosyltransferase, translating to MSTLLSLLLWVAYVYLSFWAIYFMLFAIAGHLGSKKHTPRSHGISFLVLIPSYKEDAVIIESAQKAAEHNYPYDYFDVLVIADSLAPDTVETLRRIPVNVLEVIFEKSTKSKSLNAALDSLTKEYDAVAILDADNLMQDDFLAKMATRFKHQQVAVQGHRIAKNRNTHLAYLDAISEEINNHIFRQGHRIAGLSSALIGSAMVFEFRLFKSIMAEIDAIGGFDRELELRLIDRGIKIDYVLDAYVLDEKVQRQEVFQNQRRRWLSAQLHYFGRYYKSGFKALLEGRIDYADKVVQGIQVPRLLLPGLILILGLASAIANVTPSWMQWAASFTITIGALLISIPRKLYSKQMLRAMMAIPSTFINMLLLLFKLKGANKTFIHTAHGEQSTTKEATHSH from the coding sequence ATGAGTACACTACTTAGCCTCCTGTTATGGGTAGCCTACGTGTACCTATCGTTTTGGGCTATCTACTTTATGCTGTTTGCAATAGCAGGGCACCTAGGAAGTAAAAAGCATACGCCTCGCTCGCATGGCATCAGCTTCTTGGTGCTAATTCCGTCGTATAAGGAGGATGCGGTTATCATAGAGTCGGCCCAAAAGGCGGCCGAGCATAACTACCCCTACGACTACTTTGACGTGCTGGTGATAGCCGACTCGCTTGCCCCCGATACGGTGGAGACCTTAAGGCGAATACCAGTAAACGTTTTGGAAGTAATATTTGAGAAAAGCACCAAAAGCAAATCGCTAAATGCAGCATTAGATTCCCTTACCAAGGAGTATGATGCGGTGGCTATTCTCGATGCCGACAACCTAATGCAAGATGACTTTCTGGCGAAGATGGCTACACGGTTTAAGCATCAGCAGGTAGCCGTTCAGGGACATCGAATTGCCAAAAACAGGAATACCCACCTAGCCTACTTGGACGCCATAAGCGAAGAGATAAATAACCACATTTTTAGGCAAGGGCATCGGATTGCAGGGCTATCTAGTGCGCTTATTGGCTCGGCAATGGTTTTCGAATTTCGGCTATTTAAAAGCATCATGGCAGAGATAGATGCCATTGGGGGCTTCGACCGCGAGCTGGAGTTGCGCCTTATCGATAGAGGAATAAAGATAGATTACGTACTAGACGCCTACGTGCTAGACGAAAAGGTTCAACGGCAGGAGGTGTTCCAAAACCAGCGCCGCCGGTGGCTATCGGCTCAGCTACACTACTTTGGTCGCTACTATAAGTCTGGGTTTAAAGCGCTACTCGAAGGACGGATAGACTATGCCGACAAGGTAGTACAAGGAATTCAGGTACCCCGCTTACTGCTACCTGGACTAATCCTTATTCTGGGGTTAGCATCGGCCATTGCTAACGTTACGCCGAGTTGGATGCAATGGGCAGCATCGTTTACCATAACCATTGGAGCACTGCTAATATCCATCCCCCGAAAACTTTACAGCAAGCAAATGCTAAGAGCCATGATGGCGATCCCCTCAACATTTATAAACATGCTACTGCTGCTATTTAAGCTTAAAGGAGCCAACAAAACATTCATACATACGGCACATGGAGAACAATCAACCACAAAAGAGGCTACGCATAGCCATTGA
- a CDS encoding OmpA family protein — MNSATKTLLLVVLGGASLFSCVPAKQYNLLKDNSQKCEEERSRFSRENDSLKIQVRELSSKKGVLEREKSALISDSTKRHISFATLNDDYAKLQDRYNDLNLAHEAILKGTQSETRKLLAEIQRSQNLLQQREDSLHKLEDILNARGRTINMAQGKLDSLTQNLQDQNAKLIDLQRMLARQDSLSNALRQKVKNALVGFEGKGLTITQKNGLVYVSMEDKLLFKSGSFEIDARGAEAIRELGKVLAQNGDINIMIEGHTDDVPYNGKGELKDNWDLSVKRSTTVVRLLSENKGIDPTRITAAGRGEFLPIDKTKTSQARQKNRRTEIVLTPNLQELMQIIDKN; from the coding sequence ATGAATAGTGCAACAAAAACACTTTTGCTAGTAGTACTTGGCGGTGCCTCGCTCTTTTCGTGCGTGCCAGCCAAGCAGTACAACCTTCTAAAAGACAACAGCCAAAAGTGCGAAGAGGAGCGTAGCCGCTTTAGCCGCGAAAATGATTCCCTAAAGATTCAGGTTAGGGAACTTTCGTCGAAGAAAGGGGTGTTAGAGCGCGAAAAGTCAGCGCTAATCTCCGATAGCACCAAGCGACATATCTCTTTTGCTACGCTGAACGATGATTACGCAAAGCTGCAGGATCGGTATAACGACTTGAACTTGGCGCACGAGGCCATTCTAAAAGGTACCCAAAGCGAAACGAGGAAGCTATTAGCCGAAATACAGCGCTCTCAAAACCTGCTTCAGCAGCGCGAAGATTCGCTGCATAAGCTCGAAGATATTCTTAACGCACGAGGCAGAACAATCAATATGGCTCAAGGTAAGCTCGATTCGTTAACCCAAAATTTGCAGGATCAGAATGCTAAGCTCATTGACCTTCAACGTATGCTTGCAAGGCAGGATTCGTTAAGCAACGCTTTGCGTCAAAAGGTTAAAAATGCGCTTGTCGGATTTGAAGGCAAGGGCTTAACCATTACTCAGAAGAACGGGTTGGTTTACGTTTCGATGGAGGACAAGCTGCTATTCAAATCGGGCAGTTTCGAGATTGATGCACGAGGAGCTGAGGCAATAAGGGAGTTGGGGAAGGTGCTTGCACAGAATGGTGATATCAATATTATGATCGAGGGCCATACCGACGATGTTCCCTACAATGGTAAGGGAGAACTTAAAGACAACTGGGACTTGAGCGTAAAACGATCTACCACGGTGGTTAGGCTGCTATCCGAAAATAAGGGTATCGATCCAACTCGAATTACAGCGGCTGGTAGAGGTGAGTTTTTACCAATCGACAAAACAAAAACATCGCAGGCTCGCCAAAAAAATAGGCGTACGGAGATTGTGCTTACGCCAAACCTTCAGGAGTTGATGCAGATAATAGATAAAAATTAG
- a CDS encoding NUDIX hydrolase: MNAITNPSVSVDIVVFGFDGSTLKVLLVERQLLDDGSPEYKLPGSMISEEEDLDTSAKNTLQALTGLKNVYLEQLHVFSNPNRIKSEEDRRWIEATYGITSKRIITVTYFSLVKIDQSVLRITRQGKTMWCNVQELKRVSFDHKEIILKGLERLCSNLQATPIAFELLPRKFTIRQLQNLYEAALGIDIDNRNFRKRLQKFPFLIQLEEKETKVNHKPALLYQFDKQGYLQEQKKLKRFKLF; encoded by the coding sequence ATGAATGCTATAACCAACCCTTCTGTTTCCGTTGATATTGTGGTTTTTGGCTTTGACGGAAGTACCCTAAAAGTACTGCTGGTAGAGAGGCAGCTGCTGGACGATGGCTCCCCAGAGTACAAGCTCCCAGGAAGCATGATTTCGGAGGAGGAGGACCTAGACACGAGCGCCAAGAATACGCTTCAGGCGCTTACGGGGCTGAAGAACGTTTACCTAGAGCAGCTGCACGTATTCTCGAACCCCAACCGCATAAAGAGCGAGGAGGATAGGCGCTGGATTGAGGCAACCTACGGCATCACCTCCAAGCGCATCATTACAGTTACCTACTTTTCGCTGGTAAAGATAGACCAGAGCGTGCTTAGAATTACCCGACAGGGGAAGACCATGTGGTGCAACGTGCAGGAGCTAAAGCGGGTATCGTTTGACCACAAGGAGATCATCCTAAAGGGGCTAGAACGGCTATGCAGCAACCTGCAGGCTACACCCATTGCCTTTGAGCTGCTGCCCAGAAAGTTTACCATTAGGCAGCTGCAAAACCTGTACGAGGCGGCGCTGGGTATCGACATCGACAACCGAAACTTTAGAAAGAGGCTGCAGAAGTTCCCCTTTCTTATCCAGCTAGAGGAGAAGGAGACCAAGGTAAACCACAAGCCGGCCCTACTCTACCAGTTTGATAAGCAGGGCTACCTGCAGGAGCAGAAGAAGCTGAAGCGGTTTAAGCTCTTTTAA